A segment of the Streptomyces sp. NBC_01235 genome:
CGCCGTCCGCCACGACGAACGCGATGTCGGCGCTCTCCCCCGCCTTGACGGCCTTCTTGCCGACGCCGATCGCGGCGTGCAGGGCCGCACCGGTGGAGACGCCCGCGAAGATGCCCTCCTGCTGGAGGAGTTCCCGGGTGCGGGTGACGGCGTCCGCCGAGCCGACCGAGAAGCGGGTGGTGAGGACGGAGGCGTCGTACAGCTCGGGCACGAACCCCTCGTCGAGGTTGCGCAGGCCGTACACCAGGTCGTCGTAGCGCGGTTCGGCGGCGACGATCTTCACGTCCGGCTTGTGCTCGCGCAGGTACCGGCCGACGCCCATGAGGGTGCCGGTCGTGCCGAGGCCGGCCACGAAGTGAGTGATCGAGGGGAGGTCGGCGAGGATCTCCGGGCCGGTCGTCGCGTAGTGGGCGCCGGCGTTGTCGGGGTTGCCGTACTGGTAGAGCATCACCCAGTCGGGGTGCTCGGCGGCGAGTTCCTTGGCGACGCGGACGGCGGTGTTGGAGCCGCCCGCCGCCGGGGAGGGGATGATCTCGGCGCCCCACATGCCGAGCAGGTCCCGGCGTTCCTGCGAGGTGTTCTCGGGCATCACGCAGACCATGCGGTAGCCCTTGAGCTTGGCCGCCATGGCGAGGGAGATGCCGGTGTTGCCGGAGGTCGGCTCCAGGATGGTGCAGCCGGGGGTGAGGCGGCCGTCCTTCTCCGCCTGTTCGACCATGTACAGGGCGGGGCGGTCCTTGACCGAGCCGGTGGGGTTGCGGTCCTCCAGCTTCGCCCAGATGCGGACGTCGGCGGACGGCGAGAGCCGCGGCAGGCGCACCAGAGGGGTGTTGCCCACCGCGGCCAGCGGGGAGTCGTAACGCATGGCCGGTCTGCCGGCCTAGGCCATGCCGCCGGCCACGGCCGGCAGGATCGTCACGGTGTCGCCGTCGGTCAGCTTGGTGTCGATGCCGTCGACGAAGCGGACGTCCTCGTCGTTCAGGTACACGTTGACGAAGCGGCGCAGCTTGCCGTCGTCCACGATGCGGGCGTGGATGCCCGCATGCCGGGTCTCGAGGTCGGTGAACAGGTCGGCGAGGGTCTCACCGCTGCCCTCCACCGCCTTCTGACCGTCGGTGTACTGGCGGAGGATGGTCGGGATGCGGACCTCGATGGCCATGGCTC
Coding sequences within it:
- a CDS encoding PLP-dependent cysteine synthase family protein, which produces MRYDSPLAAVGNTPLVRLPRLSPSADVRIWAKLEDRNPTGSVKDRPALYMVEQAEKDGRLTPGCTILEPTSGNTGISLAMAAKLKGYRMVCVMPENTSQERRDLLGMWGAEIIPSPAAGGSNTAVRVAKELAAEHPDWVMLYQYGNPDNAGAHYATTGPEILADLPSITHFVAGLGTTGTLMGVGRYLREHKPDVKIVAAEPRYDDLVYGLRNLDEGFVPELYDASVLTTRFSVGSADAVTRTRELLQQEGIFAGVSTGAALHAAIGVGKKAVKAGESADIAFVVADGGWKYLSTGVYTAATTEEAIETLQGQLWA
- a CDS encoding MoaD/ThiS family protein; the protein is MAIEVRIPTILRQYTDGQKAVEGSGETLADLFTDLETRHAGIHARIVDDGKLRRFVNVYLNDEDVRFVDGIDTKLTDGDTVTILPAVAGGMA